The following coding sequences lie in one Alosa alosa isolate M-15738 ecotype Scorff River chromosome 21, AALO_Geno_1.1, whole genome shotgun sequence genomic window:
- the atox1 gene encoding copper transport protein ATOX1 codes for MIPKTTRFGYRCVAKRSRVTTITTQPGGGIWASCMHFWWCPEDISATMTKHEFSVDMTCEGCSGAVTRVLTKLDVKFDIDLPNKKVFIESDKDTDVLLETLKKTGKAVTYIGPK; via the exons ATGATCCCTAAAACCACCCGGTTCGGCTATCGATGTGTGGCAAAGCGTTCACGAGTTACAACCATTACAACACAACCAGGAGGTGGCATTTGGGCtagttgtatgcatttttggTGGTGCCCTGAAGATATATCCGCAACTATGACG AAGCACGAGTTTTCTGTCGATATGACCTGTGAGGGCTGTTCTGGAGCCGTCACACGTGTTCTCACTAAACTGG ATGTCAAGTTTGATATAGATCTCCCCAACAAGAAGGTGTTCATCGAATCTGACAAGGACACAGACGTCCTTCTGGAAACACTGAAGAAGACTGGGAAAGCGGTTACCTACATCGGCCCAAAATAA